The following nucleotide sequence is from Coffea eugenioides isolate CCC68of chromosome 10, Ceug_1.0, whole genome shotgun sequence.
GATTCCAAGAGAGTGGGGGTGGTGGTGATAGCATATTGAATTGCCCTTCTTCTGGAATGCACACAAATTCAATGTCTGACAAGGTTGCAGGAATGGCAATGTGTTCTGAGTCCATGTTCAAGTCTTCAACCAGGGTAGACCCTTTCTATGGGGGGACTGGATGGGACCCACTTGTATCACTGAATCATGCTGAGAATTTTGGTGGCTCTTCAGTTGTTCCTCATCACAATGAGTTTGGAAATTCACATTACCCTGTTGGGCTGGAAAATCAGGCGATTAGTAGCACTTCCCATCTGGTTCATTATGCATCTGATTCAGGTCTGGGTGATATGGTGCCAAAATTAGCGTGCTTTGGCAGTGGAGCATTCTCGGAAATGGTCAATTCTTTTGGACTTCCTGACTGTGGCCAGGTTACAGAAACGAGCTTTCATCAAAAATATGCTCAAAAAATGGGAGTTGGTGCTCAGGAGGattgccaaatttcagaagaGAGAGCTTTGGGTGGTAatggaaagaagaaaagaaaagcatcaGATTTTCAATCTCCATTGAACCCCAAGAAGGTAAATGAATATCTTGTAACTCTTGTTTATTGTCTGTCATACGTTAGCAATCTGATACTTACTTGTTGACTTATCCTTGCTGAAGAATATTGAAGGAGAGCAGCAGAAAGACCTCTCTGCTAACAGTTCAGAATGTTCCAAGGAGCAAGATgaaatgaaacagaaaatgGAGCAAAGTAATAGCACAAATTTGCGCGGTAAGCAAGCTTCAGGCAAACAAATCAAGGATAATTCTAACAGTGGAGAACCTGCTAAAGACACTTACATTCATGTGAGGGCCAAGAGGGGCCAGGCCACTAATAGTCACAGCCTTGCTGAAAGGGTGAGGCTCCTAATTTGACACGAGTACTTCAACTTGATATTTGCTAGACTGTAGATAGCCAATATGAAGTATCAAGTACTCTTTGATTTGCAGGTGAGGAGAGAAAGGATAAGCGAGAGGATGAGATTGCTTCAAGAACTTGTTCCGGGCTGCAATAAGGTAATAATTCGTTGTGGTATCTTTTGATCATCCTTATCTCTTCATTCTTAATGTTAGAGCTGAATGTTTAGAATTTCAATTGTAAAGATAACTGGCAAGGCTGTGATGCTTGATGAGATTATCAACTATGTACAATCCCTGCAACAGCAAGTGGAGGTATGCCTCTTAGAACAATGACAGATGCTgctggttctttttttttttatttgttttatattaCTAGTAGCCAAATGCAATCAAACTCCGTGCAAAATTAATATCCATCAAGAAATGCTTTTCGCACATAAGATTGATATTTGTGATGTATCTAGAAATGTCAGTTTAACACTTGATCAGAAACTGCTTGACATAAACCACAAGCTCTGGgataattttttgataaaaaaaatactataatatttttttgatgtgatgtatgcAAGATAAAAAGATGGTTGGAAAATATGTTAACGatgcaagcaaataaatttATACAAATAAGAAACTATCCAAACAAAACGTCACTTTATACTTGTAGTGTTTATCTGAAATTTTTCCTCTGAACTCTGAGCACAAATACTCCATGGATAGATTGCTCGCATAGGTCTTGATGAAGGCATTAAATGCTCTGGAGATGTATTCCTGTTCTTTGTTTAAATGGTCTAGTGATTTCACCAAATTTTGGGTGTACAAGTTTACGTACAGTTTTGGGTGTGCCGAATTTTGTTAAATGGTCTGGTGATTGCTTTCAGTTTTGCATGTAGAGTAATTCCTTGAGCATAACTAACTTTATGGATTTCAGTTCAGCATATGATGTTCCCAACTGCATCTAGGTGAACGAGTAGGTTCATCAACACCTTTGTTGATTTTGGACTCAAAGACTCTTTTACTTGGTGTAGCTACATGATCATTGAGATATGTCTTCTCATTTGATAAGGTTGAAATCACTTCCTTGCAGTTTTTATCAATGAAACTGGCAACCGTGAATCCAGAGCTAAACGTCGATCTTGACCGGATTTTTCAAAAAGATGTAAGCGAATGtaaactccttatgagctgtTTGTTAAGCAACTTGGAAAGACTCTGGAGCCCATGTTCATTTTTGCTTGCAGATTCTTCATTCACGAGGCAGCAGTGCAGCTACTCTTGGAATTGGACCAGGATTGAACTCCTCTCATCCATTCCCAGGGTATCCTCAGGGATCTTTCCCAGGTATCTCAGGTGCTGCCGCCCCGTTTCATCCCGTGCCTCAGGTAGCATAATGTTCCCGACTGTATAGTTTCTTTTCttggaaagaaaaaacaatACACTGAAAGAGATGATCATCTTCATTGTATCCTTGTAGGCCGTCTGGGATAACGAGCTCCAGAGCATTTTGCAAATGGGCTTCGATTCTAGTCCCTCCATCAACAATCTAGGACCAAATGGTAGGCTCAATGAGCAACACCTAGATTTGTTGAGAAAGCATAATGTATCTACGATTTTCATCTTTCTCTGTTCCTGGTGTGATTTCCTGTCTTCTAATGATAACATGATAATTTATGATGCTCAGCAGGGCGGTCGAAATTGGAGCTATAGAGCTGGGGAAAGTCTCGAGTTTTCCTTTGTCCATCAGTAACTACAGCATTCAAATATTGACTGCAGATTTGATTTCAATACTGAAGCAAGAGATAATAGCTAAACATTATTCTTGGGATTGTATAGGTCGCATCTCCTAACTGTTTCGTTCTTCGAATTTTAGAGAAGAAAATGACCTCTTAGATTTACAAAATCATGTAAATTCACAGCAAGACTTCAATTGATGAAGATGATTGTTTTGATTGGTGTTCTTGTAGAATATGATTTATGTGTAGTTTCTCGAGAATTTCGAGAAGAAAACGATTTGCTAGCCATCAGTGTTTTGATTGGAAGATGCATGGGATGTGTCATGAGATGGATTGCTACATATTCTACATGCCTTGCTCCATTTAGTTAAATGGATCATGTGACTAGTTACTTGTATTTTGATCTTATCCAGAAACCTGATCTCGCTTTTAAGCTTAATTGTATATTCAGTTTAGAATACAAGATAGATCAAGAAAATCATGTCAAAACACCAGATAATATGctgaattaataaaaaaatgtcGGAATAAACTTGTCAAATTTTAACAAGAGCACCATTATTTGGTCAAAggtgtctctctctctctctcttcccttttCATTTCTTGGACTGGTGTTTGGATTGGCGTTATTTTACGTTTTCTGTGAgcatttatgtatatatatattttaattacatatatcaaattgctataatatattttttaataaaaatttaaaaaaataacaatccaataGGTATGATGgaaaattgatcaaatttctataCCCCTTTTTTGGTCCAAAATTACTACCATTCCTGATTTATTTTACGCATGTACTTctgttatttattaaaaaaatccaTTTACTGAAAATTCCTAGTCTCATACTAATAATATAAATTTGACGCAAATGTTAAAAACTATTTGTTTGGGTTGCTCCTACATGGATGTGCATTAGTTTTTACAATGTTTTCAATTGTATTGTATATCAAAAGAGGTCTAAAAAAAACTAATGTAGAAAGTTAGAAGCTACAAAAGAGGTATTTTAGAAtacctcattatttttcttctctcttcctctctctacCAACCCTCGAACCCTTGACCTTATGGTCTGCAACACATGCTACTACCAACAAGGCACAAGAAGAGCCGGTGCAAAGACTTGGTAATTAATCAATATAGAACGAACTTTCACGTGAAGGCCCAAAGCCCATCTCCCCCCCCATAAAATCTGGATTTCTCTGGCTCAGGTCCATACGCGAAAATCGAAAGGGAGAATAATTACCTATATGCCTAATTTTGTCTGCATTACAAAAGGACATATCTAACCCTATGTacaagttttttgtttttgttttctctaTTTTGGGAAACCGTATAAGATTTAGACcttgtttgataacccaattcagcacttaaatttaatggattcaaattatttgataactaaaaattgaacatctgaattaattaagtggcactgaattttctaaacaaaatttactcccaaaattaagtgatacaCTATTCACTTaacactgaatgtgatatgcacttaaatatattagatttaatatttaataattcaataacttaattgattcagattttaaatttcaaatttcaaatttcaactttatcaaatgcacccttaTTTTGTCTGCATTATAAAAGGACATATCCAAACCTATGTacagtttttcttttcttttcttttctctataTTGGGAAACCGTAAACAAAAATATAGAATCGTTGTAACATAAAAAGAGAAAGTTGTACCATGGGCTGTTAGCTACGAGAAGCCCAAAATGGACAAATTTGCTTTGTACAAATCAGAGTTGTGTGGTCCAACAAGTCTCATAGGATAGATAAAGAAGTTTGTGGTCCAATTGTACCATACATAAGCGGCTGGAGTCTAGCCATGTAGTAATTGATTACCCGAAGGACCTTCAATGTTGGACCATtccatctttttcttctttccctctTGGTCACCAAGAAGCCCAAGTTTGAATAGTCTTTATTGGGTACCAATCCTAGTCTTTTTCGGGTACCCATTTGGGTACCATTTCCACATTCCTTCCTTCCCTCATACCTTGTTTTATTCCTTTTAACACATCCAGGTCCCTACTATAGGTAGGTTGGCTTGTTGTAACTTGTAAGATGAAAACATCTTACCGAAGTTGCACATCTGTATTAGTATTAATTTATAATTTGTTGACTGGTTTTACCTAAATACTTATTTAATTAATAAAAGATCGAAATCAAGTTTCAATAGCCTCaaagatacaagaaattaaccTTGGAAGACTTTTAGATTGCAATGATTTATGGAGAAAATCTGCTTAGTTACCCTGATTTTACACAAGACTTAGGGCTTGTTTGGAAGTGaagtttttggccaagttttttagctactagttttttaacaacttttgctacaggaaccccaaaaaacttatcaaaattttttacctacacaTTTTAAAATTGGGAAAAAAGTCCCAGTGACCCTCAAACTATTAATCGGATAAACTTTTGGCCcccaaacaattaaaagtaaacTTTTGACCCCTGATCTATCTAAAGTATAAAATATTAGACCTTCTGTCAAATTCAGCAGTTAATACCAACGGAAGTTATGACCACGTGAGACGCATGCCAAAATACAAATGGCATTTTTGTCCATGCCAAAATACAAATGGCATTTTTGTCCACAATGAGCTGTGTTCCACTCGGTAAAATGGGACTTCTTCCCGAACAAAGagttgaacaaagaaaaactcCATTGCAACCAAAGAATTGCTGAACTGGAAGCATGTGAGAAACCAACAATCCACCTTTCCCATTGTGCAGGTGTGAGAAAATGTCGAGGGTCATAACTTCGTGGACCTCAAGGAATCCTGGGCGGAGATTTGCGGTGTGCGCGGATGGTGGCTGCAGATTTTGGCCGTGGAAGAAAACGAAAATCCAAAATCtgctttcttctttctttctttctctctctcttttttttttccgtgtTTGTTTCAGGAAATTAAAAAGGAATTTGGATGGCAACCTTGGGATGTAGTGGAGGTCTAGACTAGAAGGCATGGTTGAAGGAAGGGAACCATGGGAGTGTGAGGAGTAGCGGTGTGCAATACTAGATTAAGAAATTGAGGCGGGATTGCAGCCGCTCAGCTGGAAGAAGGGACTGACTAGTAGTAGAATATACTACTCCTATATGCTGCAATATGATGGGCTAATGTCCATGTTATCATAGGATGCTAAGGAGTTGAATAGTTCAATTCAGTCTTGAAGATTGTGGATGGATTGGCGGAGAGAAGGAGAGATTTTGTCTTTTGGGGACCGGAGTGGGGTTGGTATAGTTGTGCGGGTGGAGAAGGTTCTGTCATGGAGGAACACATGAGAAGGAACACATgaatgaaatgtgttttgttGCCAGTGGAACACAGCTCATtgtggacaaaaatgcccttcgtACTTCGGTGTGCGTCTCACGTGATCGTTGCTTCCGTCAGTATTAACTGCTAAATTTGACAGAAGGTCTAACATTTTGTACTTTGGATAGATCGGGAGCCAAAAGTTTACTTTTAATTATTTGGGGGCCAAAAGTTCATCCGACTAATAGTTTGAGGGCCACTGAGACTTTTTGCTCTTTaaaataatacacaaaaaactttcccttcaatttttcttcttttttctccccCACCCAACCGGCCACAACCTCCACCACCGTTTCCGGCCCTGGTAATGAAATCTCAACACCCCAAGCTAAAAATTGCACCCCCGTCCACTTTTTTCTTGCGGGTTTTTTCGCAACTGTACTCAAACAGTGCTCAATCTGACCACCACCACTTCTCCAGCACTCCCTTTCCCAGCCACGTCTGATCAGCCACCGCCAAAACCAACATCACCAtcaccaccacctcctcctccaccgTCTTCCTCTCATCCACCACATGCACCGACCAAACCCGATTCGGAATCATCCTCATCTTCCTCAAACACCTCCCAGAGCTTCACCCAATAGAGGTTCCCGCTGACTAACTCCCCCATCTCTCACCATTTTATACACCCGTATCAGCAAACTCAAGAAAAGCCGAAGATTTCGGAGCCCACCCCACCAAGAAAAGCGTCTGATTCTCTGCCACCGCCGCAACTATCCGCTACCAAGttggaagaaacttttcacgTTGCAGAGCTTCGTTTCAGCTCTGGATCCGACGAAGACAAGCTCGGCGCGCTACACT
It contains:
- the LOC113749993 gene encoding transcription factor bHLH74 isoform X1 translates to MSSTENTTGNMGFQESGGGGDSILNCPSSGMHTNSMSDKVAGMAMCSESMFKSSTRVDPFYGGTGWDPLVSLNHAENFGGSSVVPHHNEFGNSHYPVGLENQAISSTSHLVHYASDSGLGDMVPKLACFGSGAFSEMVNSFGLPDCGQVTETSFHQKYAQKMGVGAQEDCQISEERALGGNGKKKRKASDFQSPLNPKKNIEGEQQKDLSANSSECSKEQDEMKQKMEQSNSTNLRGKQASGKQIKDNSNSGEPAKDTYIHVRAKRGQATNSHSLAERVRRERISERMRLLQELVPGCNKITGKAVMLDEIINYVQSLQQQVEFLSMKLATVNPELNVDLDRIFQKDILHSRGSSAATLGIGPGLNSSHPFPGYPQGSFPGISGAAAPFHPVPQAVWDNELQSILQMGFDSSPSINNLGPNAGRSKLEL
- the LOC113749993 gene encoding transcription factor bHLH74 isoform X2 — translated: MSSTENTTGNMGFQESGGGGDSILNCPSSGMHTNSMSDKVAGMAMCSESMFKSSTRVDPFYGGTGWDPLVSLNHAENFGGSSVVPHHNEFGNSHYPVGLENQAISSTSHLVHYASDSGLGDMVPKLACFGSGAFSEMVNSFGLPDCGQVTETSFHQKYAQKMGVGAQEDCQISEERALGGNGKKKRKASDFQSPLNPKKNIEGEQQKDLSANSSECSKEQDEMKQKMEQSNSTNLRGKQASGKQIKDNSNSGEPAKDTYIHVRAKRGQATNSHSLAERVRRERISERMRLLQELVPGCNKITGKAVMLDEIINYVQSLQQQVEFLSMKLATVNPELNVDLDRIFQKDILHSRGSSAATLGIGPGLNSSHPFPGYPQGSFPGISGAAAPFHPVPQAVWDNELQSILQMGFDSSPSINNLGPNGRSKLEL